In the Flagellimonas sp. HMM57 genome, one interval contains:
- a CDS encoding cyclopropane-fatty-acyl-phospholipid synthase family protein, which yields MKDLTLEKQYYATENNPKIEVDIIDFYNEATEDYEFWSKDFNMHFGYFNLFKTNPLKRDEMLNEMNKQVLGRLNIGKSKSLLADLGCGMGGSMRYALKRNKNLSAIGVTLSEFQVNEGNKLLKDLNAVILKENYNRTSLVSNSCDGAIAIESFCHSGHDKASFAEAYRILKPNSKLVIADAFLKKDAEQLCYGSSMAYNKLCDHWSLEKLGAIKNVVNDLKKVGFKNVAVEDISFRVAPSVLHVPFAIVGFMFKKLWRNRTLKKESLHNLKGSFYALLSGLHMKSFGYYLITCTK from the coding sequence ATGAAAGATCTAACCCTAGAAAAACAATACTACGCTACTGAAAACAATCCAAAAATAGAAGTGGATATTATCGACTTCTATAACGAAGCAACGGAGGATTATGAATTCTGGAGCAAGGATTTCAATATGCATTTTGGGTATTTCAATCTTTTTAAAACCAACCCATTAAAACGGGATGAAATGCTGAATGAGATGAACAAACAAGTTCTAGGTCGATTGAATATAGGTAAAAGCAAAAGCCTATTGGCAGATTTAGGTTGTGGGATGGGCGGCAGTATGAGATACGCATTGAAAAGGAATAAAAACCTTTCCGCAATTGGCGTTACCTTATCCGAATTCCAGGTAAATGAAGGCAATAAACTTTTAAAGGATTTGAACGCAGTTATTTTAAAGGAAAACTACAATAGGACTTCTTTGGTCTCTAACTCTTGTGATGGTGCCATCGCTATAGAAAGCTTCTGTCATTCAGGACATGATAAAGCTTCATTTGCTGAAGCCTATCGAATTTTAAAACCCAATTCGAAACTTGTCATTGCCGATGCGTTTCTGAAAAAAGATGCAGAACAACTTTGTTATGGCAGTTCCATGGCATACAACAAACTCTGCGATCATTGGAGTCTTGAAAAATTGGGAGCTATTAAAAACGTAGTCAACGATTTAAAGAAGGTTGGGTTTAAAAACGTAGCAGTAGAAGATATCTCATTTAGAGTTGCTCCTTCCGTACTTCATGTTCCCTTTGCCATAGTCGGTTTTATGTTCAAAAAACTTTGGAGGAACAGAACGTTAAAAAAAGAAAGTTTGCATAATCTTAAGGGTTCGTTCTATGCTTTGCTATCTGGCTTGCACATGAAAAGTTTTGGGTATTATTTGATTACCTGTACTAAATAG
- a CDS encoding 3-oxoacyl-ACP synthase III family protein, with product MKIGITGTGSYIPSVITKNEDFLDHEFLGSDGATFGDNNPVIIEKFKSITGIAERRYAQAELKTSDLGYLAAEKAIEDAGIEKESLDYIIFAHNFGDLTPGKIQGDTLPSLATRVKHLLKIKNPKCVAYDMIFGCPGWIEGVIQANAFIKSGLAKKCLVIGGETLSRVIDEYDRDSMIFSDGAGATVIEGDSTSGEILGHTSATYANEEAYYLFFDKTYASEGCSDTRYIKMHGRKIYEFACTHVPKAMATCLDESGVSVDEIKKVFIHQANEKMDEAIIKRFYRIYGKRAPKDIMPMSIHKLGNSSVATIPTLFDLVRKGELDQHEVKKGDVVIFASVGAGMNINAIVYRY from the coding sequence ATGAAAATTGGCATCACCGGCACCGGAAGTTATATTCCATCTGTTATCACAAAAAATGAAGACTTTTTAGACCATGAATTTCTAGGAAGTGATGGAGCAACTTTTGGAGATAACAACCCTGTCATCATTGAAAAATTTAAATCCATCACAGGAATTGCAGAACGGCGTTATGCGCAAGCTGAGCTAAAAACTTCGGATTTAGGGTATTTGGCAGCAGAAAAAGCTATTGAAGATGCGGGAATAGAGAAAGAATCGCTGGACTATATCATTTTTGCCCACAATTTTGGTGATTTGACACCTGGAAAAATTCAAGGGGATACATTGCCAAGCTTGGCCACTAGAGTAAAGCACCTACTAAAAATTAAAAATCCTAAATGTGTTGCTTACGATATGATTTTCGGTTGCCCTGGCTGGATTGAAGGAGTCATACAAGCCAATGCATTTATCAAAAGTGGTTTGGCAAAAAAATGCCTTGTTATCGGTGGCGAAACGCTTTCCAGAGTAATAGATGAGTACGACCGTGATAGTATGATTTTTTCTGATGGCGCTGGCGCTACTGTCATAGAAGGTGATTCGACGTCCGGTGAAATTTTGGGCCATACCTCGGCTACATACGCCAATGAGGAAGCATATTATCTGTTTTTCGATAAAACATATGCCAGTGAAGGGTGCTCTGATACGAGATATATAAAAATGCACGGGCGAAAAATTTATGAGTTCGCCTGTACCCATGTCCCAAAAGCTATGGCAACTTGCTTGGATGAAAGCGGAGTGTCCGTTGACGAAATCAAAAAGGTCTTTATCCACCAGGCTAATGAAAAAATGGACGAAGCCATTATAAAACGGTTTTATAGAATATATGGTAAGAGAGCTCCAAAAGACATTATGCCCATGAGTATCCATAAACTGGGCAATAGTTCTGTAGCAACAATTCCCACACTCTTTGATTTGGTGCGAAAAGGGGAACTGGACCAACATGAAGTAAAAAAGGGAGATGTTGTTATATTTGCAAGCGTTGGCGCTGGTATGAACATCAACGCCA
- a CDS encoding GbsR/MarR family transcriptional regulator produces MEYQEAKDKFISTWGSLGTLWGINKAMAQIQALLFISTKPLTTEEIMEELQISRGNTSMNVRQLIDWGIVTKELKAGERKEYFSTEKDVQELARVIAKERSRREIKPVIKTLEEISSITDDGTEKTKELVKQTKALHDLAKTADNLLDKAVNHKQNWMSNTLLKLLK; encoded by the coding sequence ATGGAATATCAAGAGGCAAAAGATAAGTTTATAAGTACCTGGGGAAGCTTGGGTACGCTTTGGGGCATAAATAAAGCCATGGCCCAGATACAAGCCTTACTTTTTATTTCCACCAAACCATTGACTACTGAAGAAATTATGGAGGAACTTCAAATTTCAAGAGGGAATACTAGCATGAACGTTCGCCAATTAATCGATTGGGGCATTGTGACCAAAGAGTTAAAGGCAGGAGAACGTAAAGAATATTTTTCCACCGAAAAAGATGTACAGGAATTGGCTAGGGTAATCGCCAAAGAACGTAGCAGACGAGAAATAAAACCCGTAATCAAGACTTTGGAGGAAATAAGCTCAATAACCGACGATGGCACCGAAAAAACCAAAGAGCTGGTTAAACAAACAAAAGCTTTACACGATTTAGCCAAAACTGCTGACAACCTTTTGGATAAGGCAGTGAATCATAAACAAAATTGGATGAGCAATACGTTGCTCAAATTATTAAAATAA
- the gcvP gene encoding aminomethyl-transferring glycine dehydrogenase, with amino-acid sequence MNTEVFAHRHIGISEKDLEHMFKNIGVENMEQLISETIPDDIRLKEPLKLPEGISEHEFLSHIQQLSEKNKVFKSYIGLGYHESLTPSVIKRNILENPGWYTAYTPYQAEIAQGRLEALLNFQTMVCDLTGMALANASLLDESTAAAEAMTMLFDVRSRQQKKDGALKFFVSEEVMPQTLSLLQTRSTPLGIELIIGNHEEFDFSEGFYGALLQYPGKHGQVHDYADFVQKAKVNDIKVAVAADILSLVLLTPPGEWGVDVVVGTTQRFGIPLGYGGPHAAFFATKEAYKRSIPGRIIGVTKDTDGNRALRMALQTREQHIKRDKATSNICTAQVLLAVMAGMYAVYHGPDGLKFIANKVHNTTKLLSKELEALGLQQTNTAFFDTIKIKVSDSKKLKTITEENSINLNYIDAETVSISLNEAVSQNDLELLISCFAESENTEQENSSADITDAIPSSLQRKAPFLEHKVFNSYHSETELMRYIKKLERKDLALNHSMISLGSCTMKLNAASEMLPLSWANWGNIHPFVPLDQAEGYQVVLNELEKQLNIITGFAATSLQPNSGAQGEYAGLMTIRAYHESRGEGHRNICIIPASAHGTNPASAVMAGMKVVVTKTDKKGNIDVADLEEKVQSHAENLAALMVTYPSTHGVFESSIIHITNLIHQNGGQVYMDGANMNAQVGLTNPAVIGADVCHLNLHKTFAIPHGGGGPGVGPICVAEQLKPFLPTNPVIETGGDQAITAISAAPWGSALACLISYGYIKMLGTKGLTESTEIAILNANYIKEKLKGKFDVLYAGEKGRAAHEMIIDCRPFKVNGVEVTDIAKRLMDYGFHAPTVSFPVAGTMMIEPTESESLSELDRFCDAMIAIREEIDEVSTEDYNNVLKNAPHTLEMVTNDNWDYPYSRQKAAFPLTYVHENKFWPTIRRTDEAFGDRNLICTCTPIEAYAEA; translated from the coding sequence ATGAATACAGAAGTATTTGCCCACAGACACATTGGGATTTCAGAAAAAGACCTTGAGCACATGTTCAAAAACATTGGGGTTGAAAACATGGAGCAACTGATTTCTGAAACTATTCCAGATGATATTAGACTAAAAGAACCACTGAAACTCCCAGAAGGAATAAGCGAACATGAGTTCCTTTCCCATATTCAACAGCTATCAGAAAAAAATAAGGTTTTTAAAAGCTATATCGGGTTGGGATATCATGAGAGTTTAACACCATCCGTTATAAAAAGAAACATTCTGGAAAACCCAGGATGGTATACTGCTTATACTCCATATCAGGCTGAGATTGCCCAGGGCCGATTGGAAGCCTTGTTGAACTTTCAGACCATGGTATGCGATTTAACAGGAATGGCATTGGCAAATGCTTCACTTTTAGATGAAAGTACTGCTGCAGCGGAAGCAATGACCATGCTGTTCGATGTTCGTTCAAGACAACAAAAGAAAGATGGTGCACTTAAATTCTTTGTTTCCGAAGAAGTGATGCCCCAAACCTTAAGTTTGCTTCAAACACGATCCACTCCACTTGGAATTGAATTGATAATAGGCAACCATGAAGAATTTGATTTTTCCGAAGGATTTTATGGTGCTTTGCTGCAATATCCGGGCAAACACGGTCAAGTACATGATTATGCGGATTTTGTACAAAAGGCAAAAGTAAATGATATTAAAGTTGCCGTTGCCGCAGATATTCTCAGCTTGGTTTTATTGACGCCTCCTGGTGAGTGGGGCGTGGACGTTGTGGTAGGCACTACGCAACGCTTTGGAATTCCTTTAGGATATGGTGGACCACATGCAGCGTTCTTCGCTACTAAAGAAGCTTACAAAAGAAGTATTCCTGGAAGAATTATAGGCGTTACAAAAGATACCGATGGAAACCGTGCCCTGCGAATGGCATTACAGACCAGGGAGCAGCACATTAAAAGAGATAAGGCGACTTCCAATATTTGCACCGCTCAGGTCTTATTGGCCGTGATGGCGGGAATGTACGCAGTTTACCATGGACCGGATGGACTAAAATTCATCGCCAACAAAGTACACAATACAACAAAACTTCTTTCCAAAGAACTCGAGGCATTGGGATTACAACAAACAAACACTGCTTTTTTTGATACTATCAAAATAAAAGTTTCGGATTCAAAAAAACTGAAGACTATTACTGAAGAGAATAGTATAAATCTCAACTATATCGATGCTGAAACAGTTTCCATTTCTCTGAATGAAGCTGTTTCCCAAAATGACCTTGAACTTTTAATTTCCTGTTTTGCTGAATCTGAAAATACGGAACAGGAAAATTCTTCTGCTGATATTACGGACGCAATTCCAAGTTCTTTGCAAAGAAAAGCTCCATTTTTGGAGCACAAAGTCTTTAACTCCTATCATTCCGAAACAGAATTGATGCGTTACATCAAAAAATTGGAACGAAAAGATTTGGCATTGAACCATTCCATGATTTCTTTGGGCAGCTGTACCATGAAACTCAATGCAGCATCGGAAATGCTTCCGTTGAGCTGGGCAAATTGGGGTAATATCCATCCTTTTGTACCGCTTGATCAGGCGGAAGGATATCAAGTAGTTCTAAATGAACTTGAAAAGCAATTGAATATTATCACAGGATTTGCAGCTACATCATTACAACCAAACTCGGGAGCCCAGGGCGAATACGCTGGATTGATGACGATTAGGGCATATCATGAATCCCGTGGAGAAGGACACCGAAACATTTGTATCATTCCTGCCTCTGCCCATGGAACCAACCCTGCATCGGCCGTAATGGCGGGCATGAAGGTGGTCGTTACAAAAACAGATAAAAAAGGAAATATAGATGTTGCCGATTTAGAAGAAAAAGTACAATCGCATGCTGAAAATCTTGCTGCTTTGATGGTGACATATCCGTCTACACATGGTGTATTTGAATCTTCAATCATTCATATAACCAACCTAATCCATCAAAACGGCGGTCAAGTGTATATGGACGGTGCCAATATGAACGCACAGGTCGGCCTTACCAATCCAGCCGTTATCGGTGCCGATGTATGTCATTTAAATCTACACAAAACCTTTGCAATACCGCATGGCGGAGGCGGGCCCGGTGTAGGACCAATATGCGTAGCCGAACAATTAAAACCTTTTCTTCCCACAAACCCTGTGATTGAAACTGGAGGAGACCAAGCAATAACAGCAATATCCGCAGCACCTTGGGGTAGCGCACTGGCCTGTTTAATCTCGTACGGGTACATTAAAATGCTTGGAACAAAAGGACTCACAGAGTCCACAGAAATTGCAATTCTAAACGCCAACTATATCAAAGAAAAGCTCAAAGGCAAGTTTGATGTTTTATACGCAGGGGAAAAAGGAAGAGCTGCCCATGAGATGATTATAGATTGTAGGCCCTTTAAAGTAAACGGTGTAGAAGTAACAGATATCGCTAAGCGTCTTATGGACTACGGTTTTCATGCTCCTACGGTATCCTTCCCCGTTGCAGGAACCATGATGATAGAACCTACGGAAAGTGAGAGTCTTTCTGAATTGGATAGATTTTGCGATGCAATGATAGCAATTCGAGAAGAGATTGATGAGGTAAGTACGGAAGATTATAACAATGTGCTTAAAAATGCACCGCACACCTTAGAAATGGTAACTAACGATAATTGGGATTATCCTTATAGTAGACAAAAAGCGGCTTTTCCATTGACTTATGTTCACGAAAATAAGTTTTGGCCCACAATTAGAAGGACCGATGAAGCGTTTGGGGATCGTAATTTAATCTGTACTTGCACGCCTATTGAGGCATATGCCGAAGCATAG
- a CDS encoding sigma-70 family RNA polymerase sigma factor, with protein sequence MAANELKPDTWIDLYADYLFNYAVARVSDAEIAKDLVQETFFAGLNSAKNYKGDAAERTWLIAILKRKVIDHYRKINSKKGKAEVRVNYNASTDSEGDWLEEQVADPFSKEGDSAMENEELGVAIQECISKLPKKQSLVFSMKTIQGMSTEDICNELGINPSNLWVMIHRARTALMGCLNQNWF encoded by the coding sequence ATGGCAGCAAACGAACTTAAACCAGATACTTGGATTGACCTTTATGCAGATTATCTCTTCAACTATGCAGTAGCAAGAGTTAGCGATGCGGAAATTGCGAAGGATTTAGTTCAAGAAACATTTTTCGCAGGACTCAATTCGGCAAAAAACTATAAAGGTGACGCAGCCGAACGAACATGGTTAATCGCAATTTTAAAAAGAAAAGTTATTGACCATTACAGAAAAATAAATTCTAAAAAAGGAAAGGCAGAAGTTCGTGTAAATTATAATGCCAGTACAGATTCTGAAGGAGATTGGCTGGAAGAACAGGTTGCAGACCCTTTTAGCAAGGAAGGTGACAGTGCAATGGAAAACGAAGAGCTGGGTGTTGCCATTCAGGAATGTATTTCAAAATTACCCAAAAAACAGTCTTTGGTTTTTAGCATGAAAACTATTCAGGGAATGAGTACCGAAGATATTTGTAATGAATTGGGAATTAATCCGTCCAACTTGTGGGTGATGATCCATAGAGCACGTACTGCACTTATGGGCTGCCTGAATCAAAATTGGTTTTAG